The Lutibacter sp. Hel_I_33_5 genome has a window encoding:
- a CDS encoding YigZ family protein, whose translation MEVNDAYKTIDKPSEETLFKDRNSKFFGYSFPVLNEEDVKTCLELLKKKHHSARHFCYAWQFGVEKIRFRANDDGEPNNSAGMPIYGQIQSFEVTNILIVSVRYFGGTKLGVGGLINAYKNSAQLALEASEIIEKTIDIHFKLTFGYDLMNKVMRVVKEKNLKIINQKLELNCEYTISVRKKEATTIFQIFENLYKVEIKKLS comes from the coding sequence ATGGAAGTAAACGACGCCTATAAAACCATTGATAAACCTTCTGAAGAAACGCTGTTTAAAGACAGGAATAGTAAGTTTTTTGGATATTCGTTTCCAGTTTTAAATGAAGAAGATGTAAAAACTTGTTTAGAGCTATTAAAAAAGAAACATCACTCAGCACGTCATTTTTGTTATGCTTGGCAATTTGGAGTAGAAAAAATACGATTTAGAGCAAATGATGATGGCGAACCTAATAATTCTGCGGGTATGCCTATTTACGGACAAATTCAATCTTTCGAAGTAACAAACATATTAATTGTTTCAGTTCGTTATTTTGGTGGGACAAAACTAGGTGTTGGAGGATTGATAAATGCATATAAGAATTCTGCACAGTTAGCTTTGGAAGCTTCAGAAATAATAGAAAAAACGATTGATATTCATTTTAAACTCACTTTTGGGTATGATTTAATGAATAAAGTGATGAGAGTTGTTAAAGAGAAAAACTTAAAAATAATCAATCAAAAACTAGAACTTAATTGTGAATACACAATTTCTGTTAGAAAAAAAGAAGCAACTACAATTTTTCAAATCTTCGAAAATTTATATAAAGTTGAAATAAAAAAATTGTCTTAG
- a CDS encoding low molecular weight protein-tyrosine-phosphatase, which yields MKRILMVCLGNICRSPLAHGILESKVNPEKITVDSAGTAAYHVGKLPDERSIEVARKYNINITNQRARKFTVNDFDAFDIIYTMDESNYYNILTLSRGEADTCKVKMILNEVYPDQNNSVPDPYYGGKEGFENVYRMLEEACEIVVNTLDNER from the coding sequence ATGAAACGCATTTTAATGGTCTGTTTGGGGAATATTTGTCGTTCTCCATTAGCACATGGTATTTTAGAATCTAAAGTGAATCCAGAAAAGATAACAGTAGATTCAGCTGGAACTGCTGCATATCATGTAGGTAAACTACCAGATGAGCGTTCAATTGAAGTGGCTAGAAAATATAACATCAATATAACCAATCAGAGAGCTAGAAAATTCACTGTAAATGATTTTGATGCTTTTGACATTATTTATACAATGGACGAAAGTAATTATTATAATATTTTGACGTTATCTAGAGGTGAGGCTGATACTTGCAAAGTGAAGATGATTTTAAATGAAGTGTATCCAGATCAAAACAATAGTGTTCCAGACCCTTATTATGGCGGAAAAGAAGGTTTTGAAAATGTGTATAGAATGCTAGAGGAAGCGTGTGAAATAGTTGTAAATACATTAGACAATGAAAGGTAA
- a CDS encoding thioesterase family protein codes for MLEHNSSFRVRYGETDQMGVVYHGNYAQYFELGRTELLRSLGITYKDMELGGIMLPVISLNFQFKKSSFYDEILTIKTILKKKPGVKIEFDVEIKNEKQEIVTTGNAVLVFMDMKKKKPMRCPDYLLEKLNF; via the coding sequence ATGCTAGAGCACAACTCCTCATTTAGAGTGCGTTACGGAGAAACAGACCAAATGGGTGTTGTTTATCATGGTAATTATGCACAATATTTTGAACTAGGTAGAACCGAATTATTACGTTCTTTAGGGATTACTTACAAAGATATGGAATTAGGCGGAATTATGCTACCCGTAATTTCGTTAAATTTTCAATTTAAAAAGTCATCTTTTTATGATGAAATTTTAACAATAAAAACTATACTAAAAAAAAAACCAGGTGTAAAAATTGAATTTGATGTTGAAATTAAAAATGAAAAACAAGAAATTGTAACCACCGGAAATGCTGTTTTAGTTTTTATGGATATGAAAAAGAAAAAACCTATGCGTTGTCCTGATTATTTATTAGAGAAATTAAATTTTTAG
- a CDS encoding HAD-IA family hydrolase, protein MIKNIIFDFGDIFINLDKQAPLKELAKLGVPGISDQMMEVCNQYEQGLLSTAEFVDFFNMEFKVSKSNLINAWNSILRDLPKHRLDFIKELSNNKKYRLFLLSNTNDLHISWIQNNWGKELYNEFKKCFEQFYLSHEINMRKPNADIFHFVLKENNLKIEETIFIDDTKENTDTAKALGMPIWNLNPKTEDVVNLFTRKEFKL, encoded by the coding sequence ATGATTAAAAATATCATTTTTGATTTTGGTGACATATTCATCAATTTAGATAAACAAGCTCCGCTTAAAGAGTTAGCAAAATTAGGTGTTCCAGGAATTTCTGATCAAATGATGGAAGTTTGTAATCAATATGAACAAGGATTATTATCAACTGCTGAGTTTGTTGATTTTTTTAATATGGAATTTAAAGTTTCAAAATCAAATTTAATCAACGCTTGGAATTCAATTTTGCGAGATCTACCAAAACATAGATTAGATTTTATTAAGGAGTTATCTAACAATAAAAAGTATAGATTGTTTTTGTTAAGCAACACCAATGATTTACATATTTCTTGGATTCAGAATAATTGGGGAAAAGAGTTGTATAATGAGTTTAAAAAATGTTTTGAGCAATTTTATTTATCTCATGAAATAAACATGAGAAAACCGAATGCAGATATTTTCCATTTTGTTTTAAAGGAAAACAATTTAAAAATTGAAGAAACTATTTTTATTGATGATACCAAAGAAAATACTGACACTGCAAAAGCATTAGGAATGCCTATTTGGAATTTAAATCCCAAGACAGAAGATGTCGTAAATTTATTTACTAGAAAAGAATTTAAGCTATGA
- the ribD gene encoding bifunctional diaminohydroxyphosphoribosylaminopyrimidine deaminase/5-amino-6-(5-phosphoribosylamino)uracil reductase RibD gives MNHDFYIKRCLQIAKNGIGTTRPNPSVGAIIVYDDEIIGEGFTSSYGGNHAEVNAINSVENKTLLKEATIYVTLEPCSHFGKTPPCADLLIKHQLKNVVIGTVDSNSLVAGKGIERLKNAGINVIVGVLEEACREHHKRFFTVQDKKRPYIILKWAETKDGFIAPFKKDEQKPVWISNQYSQQLVHKWRSEEHAILVGANTAIADNPKLNIRSWSGENPIRIVLDRTLRIPANLHVFDQTVKTIVITEVNDESKKTKDESLQNVTSSMLSRAESIGEKSQILYEEINFTNNIAKQICDVLHKHKIQSVIIEGGALTLQTFINENLWDEARVFVGDAHFKSGVEAPDFSGKLLSEEKIMNDDLKIYKND, from the coding sequence TTGAATCACGATTTTTACATAAAACGTTGCTTGCAAATTGCTAAAAACGGTATTGGAACAACGCGTCCAAATCCATCAGTTGGAGCAATAATTGTTTATGATGATGAAATAATTGGAGAAGGATTTACATCGTCTTATGGTGGAAATCATGCAGAGGTAAATGCTATAAATTCGGTAGAAAATAAAACACTTTTAAAAGAAGCTACTATTTATGTTACGTTAGAACCATGTTCTCATTTTGGTAAAACGCCACCTTGTGCAGACTTACTAATAAAACATCAACTTAAAAATGTAGTTATTGGAACTGTGGATTCTAATAGTTTAGTTGCAGGAAAAGGAATTGAACGTCTTAAAAATGCAGGAATAAATGTAATCGTAGGAGTTTTAGAAGAAGCATGTAGAGAACATCACAAACGTTTTTTTACGGTTCAAGATAAAAAAAGACCTTATATTATTTTAAAATGGGCTGAAACCAAAGATGGATTTATTGCGCCGTTTAAAAAGGATGAACAAAAACCTGTATGGATTTCAAATCAATATTCTCAACAATTAGTGCATAAATGGCGTTCTGAAGAACATGCTATTTTAGTGGGTGCAAATACTGCTATTGCTGATAATCCTAAATTAAATATTAGAAGTTGGTCGGGCGAAAATCCAATTAGAATTGTGTTAGATAGAACATTAAGAATTCCTGCCAACTTACATGTTTTTGACCAAACTGTTAAGACGATTGTCATAACTGAGGTGAATGATGAAAGTAAAAAGACAAAAGATGAAAGTTTACAAAATGTCACTTCGAGTATGTTATCTCGAGCAGAGTCGATAGGAGAGAAGTCTCAAATCTTGTATGAAGAAATAAACTTTACAAATAACATTGCCAAACAAATCTGTGATGTTTTACATAAACATAAAATTCAATCAGTAATTATTGAAGGTGGTGCATTAACTCTACAAACATTTATTAATGAAAATTTATGGGATGAAGCTAGGGTTTTTGTTGGTGATGCTCATTTTAAAAGTGGAGTAGAAGCGCCAGATTTTTCCGGCAAACTACTATCAGAAGAAAAAATAATGAATGATGATTTAAAAATTTATAAGAATGATTAA
- a CDS encoding PQQ-dependent sugar dehydrogenase produces MKHALLSGILFSVFFSVQSQTFFRFELSTQLASPWEITYGPDNFLWLTESGGKVVRVNPSNGEKQIVYTAPDYFRGDDKEDSPFCNKAIGFGTLGLALDPDFLNSANSYIYYVYSYNSGTTNDPSTKFRIKRLKWDNSSDTVVSNTNIVNDISNGYDHLGGRLLAVKQQNKSYLYLSVGDLGRSEDNNPDCYNPQSTNPNNFTQDVTTQNGKIHRFNMDGTIPSDNPIAGNSFFTRGHRNPQGLMYNPNLDLVYDIEHGDRTDDEINVLQKGMNYGWKDVRGYHDDNSFSGEATYVANYVPNASITNDALVEPLFAWCNTPSTSSYWLDWCTVAPSGGTYYGSNGIPEWNNSLLVVTLKDGVSTDREVYQFKLQANGELVPSTASNPNPKKFFGADQGLNGRLRDVAVSNDGKTIYLINNRGVNRGDKIIGYTYNETTSTEDYNTLPLKVKLFPNPTKNRLKVKGLEKYNELKGFKISNLLGKSIEVKFDSNYDIDVSNFSNGIHFVHLIFKDRTYTLKFIKN; encoded by the coding sequence ATGAAACATGCTTTATTATCAGGAATCTTATTTTCTGTATTTTTTTCAGTACAATCTCAAACTTTTTTTCGATTCGAATTATCAACGCAATTAGCCTCACCTTGGGAAATAACATATGGCCCAGATAATTTCTTGTGGTTAACTGAATCTGGAGGTAAAGTCGTTAGAGTAAATCCATCAAACGGTGAGAAACAAATTGTTTATACAGCACCAGATTATTTTAGAGGAGATGATAAAGAAGATTCGCCTTTTTGTAATAAAGCGATTGGATTTGGAACTCTAGGATTAGCGTTAGATCCTGATTTTCTAAATTCAGCTAATTCTTATATTTATTATGTGTACTCATATAATAGTGGTACAACAAATGATCCAAGTACAAAATTTAGAATTAAGCGATTAAAATGGGACAATTCTTCTGATACAGTAGTTAGCAATACTAATATTGTAAATGATATTAGTAACGGTTATGATCATTTAGGAGGTAGGTTGTTAGCGGTAAAACAACAAAACAAATCATATCTTTATTTATCAGTTGGAGATTTGGGTAGATCAGAAGATAATAATCCTGATTGTTACAATCCTCAATCTACTAATCCTAATAATTTTACTCAAGACGTAACAACTCAGAACGGAAAAATTCACAGATTTAATATGGATGGAACAATTCCTTCTGATAATCCGATTGCAGGAAATTCATTCTTTACTCGCGGACATAGAAATCCTCAAGGATTAATGTATAATCCAAATTTAGATTTAGTTTACGATATCGAACATGGAGACAGAACAGATGATGAAATAAATGTTTTGCAAAAAGGGATGAATTATGGATGGAAGGATGTTCGTGGTTATCATGACGATAATAGTTTTTCTGGAGAAGCTACTTATGTAGCTAACTATGTTCCAAACGCATCAATTACAAATGATGCTTTGGTAGAGCCTTTATTTGCTTGGTGTAATACGCCAAGTACTTCATCTTATTGGTTAGATTGGTGTACAGTTGCGCCATCTGGTGGAACTTATTATGGTAGTAATGGTATTCCAGAATGGAACAATAGTTTGTTAGTTGTAACTCTTAAAGATGGGGTGTCAACAGATAGAGAAGTGTATCAATTTAAACTTCAAGCTAATGGTGAACTAGTTCCGTCAACAGCATCAAATCCAAACCCTAAAAAATTCTTTGGAGCCGATCAAGGGTTGAATGGGAGATTAAGAGATGTTGCGGTATCCAACGATGGGAAAACAATCTATTTGATAAATAATAGAGGTGTAAATAGAGGAGATAAAATAATAGGTTATACCTACAATGAAACAACTTCTACCGAAGATTATAATACTTTGCCTCTTAAAGTTAAATTATTCCCTAATCCAACTAAAAATAGATTAAAAGTTAAAGGTCTTGAAAAGTATAATGAGTTAAAAGGTTTTAAGATTTCAAATTTATTAGGGAAATCAATTGAAGTAAAATTTGATTCAAACTATGATATAGATGTATCAAATTTTTCAAACGGAATTCATTTTGTGCATTTAATTTTTAAGGATAGAACATACACTCTTAAATTTATAAAAAACTAA
- a CDS encoding LEA type 2 family protein, with protein sequence MKNRIIFGFIILLISSCSVKKKPVFIKVDDVKVVSLKLDTIRLSANAYFKNPNDIGGKISTDEIKVIVNGAELAQVSSEEFKVPARQEFAIPLKVVIPSNRIFENNKNGILGGLLNTFLNKSIKVQFKGDLKYKVLGFSKVYPIDKIEEIKL encoded by the coding sequence ATGAAAAATCGCATAATTTTTGGCTTTATTATTTTATTGATTTCTAGCTGTTCGGTAAAGAAAAAACCTGTCTTTATTAAAGTTGATGATGTAAAAGTTGTTTCTTTAAAATTAGATACAATCCGATTAAGTGCTAACGCTTACTTTAAAAATCCGAATGATATTGGTGGAAAAATTTCTACCGATGAGATTAAAGTGATTGTTAATGGTGCTGAATTAGCGCAAGTTTCTTCTGAAGAATTTAAAGTGCCTGCTAGGCAAGAATTTGCTATTCCTTTGAAAGTAGTAATTCCTTCAAATCGAATTTTTGAAAATAATAAAAATGGAATCTTAGGTGGATTATTAAATACATTTTTAAACAAGTCGATAAAAGTTCAGTTTAAAGGTGATTTAAAATACAAAGTACTTGGTTTTTCTAAAGTATATCCAATAGATAAAATAGAAGAAATAAAATTATAG
- a CDS encoding SAM-dependent methyltransferase has product MKGKLYLIPTTLGNTEPLEVMPISVKKVIEEVDVFIVENEKSARRFIKKITSRKEQSSLKIMLLDKYAEDIETSTYLDICNEGVNVGLLSEAGVPAVADPGAVIVKLAHEKNIQVIPLVGPSSILMALMSSGLNGQNFAFNGYLPIDKSDRKRAIKDLERLSKDRNQSQIFIETPYRNEKMFTDLKAGLTPNTQLCIAVDLTLSSEYIKTLSIKDWKSENPDLHKKPAIFIIQK; this is encoded by the coding sequence ATGAAAGGTAAACTTTATTTAATCCCAACAACATTAGGAAATACAGAGCCTCTTGAGGTAATGCCAATATCTGTAAAAAAAGTAATTGAAGAGGTTGATGTTTTTATTGTTGAAAACGAAAAATCTGCAAGACGTTTTATAAAAAAAATTACTTCTAGAAAAGAGCAATCTTCTTTAAAAATAATGCTGCTTGATAAGTATGCAGAAGATATTGAAACAAGTACTTACCTAGATATTTGTAATGAAGGAGTTAATGTTGGTTTACTTTCTGAAGCTGGTGTTCCTGCAGTTGCAGATCCAGGAGCTGTGATTGTAAAATTAGCGCATGAAAAGAACATACAAGTAATTCCACTTGTAGGGCCTTCGTCTATTTTAATGGCATTAATGAGTTCTGGCTTAAACGGACAAAATTTTGCTTTTAACGGGTATTTACCAATTGATAAATCAGATAGAAAAAGAGCTATTAAAGATTTAGAACGTTTATCAAAAGATAGAAATCAGTCGCAAATATTTATTGAAACTCCCTATAGAAACGAAAAAATGTTTACTGATTTAAAAGCTGGTTTAACACCAAATACACAACTTTGTATTGCTGTAGATTTAACTTTATCATCAGAATATATTAAAACATTATCGATAAAAGATTGGAAATCGGAAAATCCAGATTTACATAAAAAACCTGCAATTTTTATAATTCAGAAGTAA
- a CDS encoding EamA family transporter, with protein MIYLALSILVSSLLFVIFKLFDVFKINTLQAIVVNYAIALLYGLFTSNTSVSIVEIPQQNWFFGAFCLGFLFISIFNVMGITAQRNGLSVASVSGKMSVVIPVIFGIIVYNEDVGFVKIVGIVIALFAVYLSSAKSDTTPVKFKNLLFPLLLFIGSGVLDTGLKYVETTSVLKGEEPLFLATIFGCAFVLGLLVVLFQIIKGKFKFHWKNILGGILLGVPNYYSMELLLKAFKTDIDSSTLFTINNVGIVVLTTVFALLFFKEKLIKKNWVGFALAIISILLVSFA; from the coding sequence ATGATATATCTTGCGTTAAGTATCCTTGTATCAAGTTTATTATTCGTTATTTTTAAATTATTTGATGTTTTTAAAATTAACACATTACAGGCTATTGTGGTTAATTATGCCATCGCTTTGCTCTATGGATTATTTACATCAAATACTTCGGTTTCTATAGTTGAGATACCACAGCAAAATTGGTTTTTTGGAGCTTTTTGTTTAGGTTTTTTATTTATTTCAATTTTTAATGTGATGGGAATTACTGCTCAAAGAAATGGTTTGTCGGTTGCATCTGTTTCAGGAAAAATGTCTGTAGTGATCCCAGTAATTTTTGGAATCATTGTCTATAATGAAGACGTTGGTTTTGTAAAAATTGTAGGTATTGTAATTGCTTTATTTGCGGTGTATTTGTCGTCTGCAAAAAGTGATACGACCCCTGTTAAGTTTAAAAATTTATTATTTCCATTGTTGCTTTTTATTGGTTCTGGGGTTTTAGATACTGGATTAAAATATGTGGAAACTACTTCGGTTTTAAAAGGAGAGGAACCGTTATTTTTAGCAACTATTTTTGGTTGTGCATTTGTTTTAGGTTTATTGGTAGTGCTTTTTCAAATAATAAAAGGAAAATTTAAGTTTCATTGGAAAAATATTCTTGGAGGAATTTTATTAGGAGTTCCTAATTATTATTCTATGGAGCTTTTATTAAAAGCCTTTAAGACTGACATAGATAGTTCTACGTTGTTTACAATTAATAATGTTGGGATTGTTGTGTTAACAACAGTTTTTGCCTTGTTGTTTTTTAAAGAAAAACTCATCAAAAAAAATTGGGTAGGTTTCGCTTTGGCAATCATTAGTATTTTATTAGTTTCTTTTGCGTAG
- a CDS encoding peptidoglycan-binding protein LysM encodes MIKKVFLIAIIFVFTGFTSLSKYNKPPSELVTNPIYNDVEIPYLKNDFVGFKEAVAFKESQGKYNVVNTLGYLGKYQFGRTTLERFNIYNTHYFLQNPELQEKAFIALCKVNKWILRKDIIRSVGKIINGIKITESGIIAAAHLSGAGNVKKYLRSNGTQKFSDAYGASIQLYLRKFAGYDVSEIVADRKPIL; translated from the coding sequence ATTATTAAAAAAGTATTTTTAATAGCAATTATTTTTGTTTTTACTGGCTTTACATCCCTCAGTAAATATAACAAACCCCCATCAGAATTGGTGACTAACCCAATTTATAATGATGTAGAAATTCCTTATTTAAAAAATGATTTTGTTGGTTTTAAAGAAGCTGTCGCTTTTAAAGAATCTCAAGGAAAATATAACGTAGTTAATACATTAGGTTATTTAGGGAAATATCAATTTGGTAGAACTACTTTAGAACGGTTTAATATCTATAATACCCATTATTTTTTACAAAATCCAGAATTACAAGAAAAAGCATTTATTGCTTTGTGTAAAGTAAATAAATGGATTTTACGAAAAGATATAATTCGATCAGTTGGCAAAATCATTAACGGGATTAAAATTACAGAATCAGGTATTATTGCTGCCGCACATTTAAGTGGCGCAGGAAATGTAAAAAAATACTTGAGATCTAATGGTACTCAAAAATTTTCTGATGCTTATGGAGCCTCTATTCAATTATATCTGAGAAAATTTGCTGGTTATGATGTTTCTGAAATTGTAGCAGACCGAAAACCAATATTATAA
- the prmC gene encoding peptide chain release factor N(5)-glutamine methyltransferase, which translates to MILKEFRVFFRDELSSKYPKTEIDAFFFLLIDEKLGLQKVDTVIKPDFLISDEKFDDLKTIIKRLQNEEPIQYILGKTEFYGLPFSVNKHTLIPRPETEELVEWIIDEVKERKGERENGKENSTLTHNPSSLTLLDIGTGSGCIPISLAKNLNNVSISAIDISKDAIKVAEKNAILNEVNINFIQADILKIDSLDVIANEMKQSHKKKITSLKTPGSDVKFDIIVSNPPYVRELEKVEIKNNVLQNEPHLALFVENDDPLIFYNKIADLAKKHLSTNGILFFEINQYLGKKTTELLEKKGFKNIELKKDYFGNDRMIKVY; encoded by the coding sequence ATGATTTTAAAAGAATTTAGAGTTTTTTTTCGTGATGAACTCTCATCAAAATATCCTAAAACCGAAATTGATGCATTCTTCTTTTTATTGATAGATGAAAAATTAGGACTTCAAAAAGTTGACACGGTTATAAAACCTGATTTTTTAATTTCTGATGAAAAATTTGACGATTTAAAAACGATTATAAAAAGACTACAAAACGAAGAACCCATCCAATATATTTTAGGTAAAACCGAATTTTACGGATTGCCTTTTTCTGTAAATAAACACACGTTAATTCCAAGACCCGAAACAGAAGAATTGGTAGAGTGGATTATTGATGAAGTTAAGGAGAGAAAAGGGGAAAGGGAAAATGGAAAAGAGAATTCTACATTAACCCACAACCCTTCATCTTTAACCCTATTAGATATTGGTACTGGCTCAGGCTGTATACCTATTTCATTAGCAAAAAACTTAAATAACGTGTCGATTTCTGCAATTGACATTTCTAAAGATGCTATAAAAGTTGCTGAAAAAAATGCAATATTAAATGAAGTAAATATCAATTTTATTCAGGCTGATATTTTAAAAATTGATTCTCTTGATGTCATTGCGAATGAAATGAAGCAATCTCATAAAAAAAAAATTACCTCGTTGAAAACTCCTGGCAGTGACGTGAAATTTGACATTATAGTTTCAAATCCTCCTTATGTAAGAGAATTAGAAAAAGTGGAAATAAAAAACAATGTTTTACAAAACGAACCTCATCTAGCTTTATTTGTTGAAAATGATGATCCATTAATATTCTACAATAAAATCGCTGACCTAGCAAAAAAACATCTTTCTACCAACGGAATACTTTTCTTCGAAATCAATCAATATTTAGGAAAAAAAACTACTGAGTTGTTAGAAAAAAAAGGGTTTAAAAATATTGAATTAAAGAAAGACTATTTTGGGAATGATAGAATGATAAAAGTTTATTAA
- a CDS encoding GNAT family N-acetyltransferase, with the protein MTPSEFIIREIQPKDNAELAIVIREVLVELGVPKVGTAYEDEATDNMFENYQKNTSTYFVVEHKNNIVGGGGISQLDNFEGKTCELQKMYFLPSIRGKGLGSKLITTCLKKAKEFGFENCYLETMPYMTAAKALYKKNGFINLEKPVGNTGHYSCNVWMIKKL; encoded by the coding sequence ATGACTCCATCAGAATTTATTATTAGAGAAATTCAACCGAAAGATAATGCTGAATTAGCGATTGTAATTCGTGAGGTTTTGGTTGAACTTGGTGTTCCAAAAGTAGGCACTGCTTATGAAGATGAGGCTACTGACAATATGTTTGAAAATTATCAAAAAAACACCTCAACCTACTTTGTAGTTGAACATAAAAACAACATTGTTGGTGGTGGAGGAATTTCTCAGCTAGATAACTTTGAGGGAAAAACCTGCGAACTTCAAAAAATGTATTTCTTACCTTCAATTAGAGGGAAAGGGTTAGGAAGTAAATTAATTACAACTTGTTTAAAAAAAGCCAAAGAGTTTGGTTTTGAAAATTGTTATTTAGAAACCATGCCGTATATGACCGCTGCAAAAGCGCTGTACAAAAAAAATGGTTTTATTAACTTAGAAAAACCTGTAGGAAATACTGGTCACTATTCATGTAATGTTTGGATGATAAAAAAACTATGA
- the dnaA gene encoding chromosomal replication initiator protein DnaA: MAKTAESVWNECLSFIKDNIKPQAYKTWFEPIKPVKLSGEALTIQVPSKFFYEWLEEHYIKLLRVALVRQLGEDAKLIYDVRMENTYSSNRPQTVKIPSSNRNPLKPQKVTVPLDTNKRELRNPFVIPGLQKVKIESQLNPTYNFVNFVEGDSNRLARSAGMAVANKPGGTSFNPLLIYGGVGLGKTHLAHAIGVDIKDKYPDKTVLYISSEKFTQQFIDSVKSNTRNDFIHFYQMIDVLIIDDVQFLSGKAGTQDVFFHIFNHLHQNGKQVILTSDKAPVDMQDIEQRLLSRFKWGLSAELQAPDYETRISILENKLFRDGVEMPEDIIEYIAKNIKSNVRELEGVVISMIAQASFNRREYTIELAKQIVDKFVKNTKKEVSIDFIQKEVSKYFDMDVATLQSKTRKRHIVQARQLAMFFAKRLTKTSLASIGNQIGQRDHATVLHACKTVDNLTETDKQFRKYVEDLTKKLTF; encoded by the coding sequence ATGGCTAAAACTGCTGAATCAGTTTGGAACGAATGCTTGTCTTTTATAAAGGACAATATAAAACCTCAAGCATATAAAACTTGGTTTGAACCTATCAAACCTGTTAAGTTATCAGGTGAAGCGTTAACAATTCAAGTTCCTAGTAAGTTTTTTTATGAATGGTTAGAAGAGCATTATATTAAATTGCTTAGAGTTGCGTTGGTTAGACAATTGGGTGAAGATGCAAAATTGATTTACGATGTGCGTATGGAAAATACGTATAGTAGTAATAGACCACAGACAGTAAAAATTCCAAGTTCAAATAGAAATCCATTAAAACCTCAAAAGGTTACGGTTCCTTTGGATACTAATAAAAGAGAACTTAGAAACCCTTTTGTAATTCCAGGATTGCAAAAAGTTAAAATAGAATCACAATTAAATCCAACCTATAATTTTGTAAATTTTGTTGAAGGAGATTCAAACCGTTTAGCGCGTTCTGCTGGTATGGCAGTAGCAAATAAACCAGGTGGAACTTCTTTTAATCCATTATTAATTTATGGAGGTGTTGGTTTAGGAAAAACACATTTAGCACATGCTATTGGTGTAGATATAAAAGATAAATATCCAGACAAAACTGTATTATATATTTCTTCAGAAAAATTTACCCAGCAATTTATAGATTCTGTAAAATCGAATACTAGAAATGATTTTATTCATTTCTATCAAATGATTGACGTGTTAATTATTGATGATGTTCAATTCTTATCGGGTAAAGCTGGTACACAAGATGTATTCTTCCATATATTTAATCATTTACATCAAAATGGGAAGCAAGTTATTTTAACGTCTGATAAAGCGCCTGTTGATATGCAAGATATCGAACAACGTTTATTATCTCGTTTTAAATGGGGATTATCGGCAGAATTGCAAGCACCAGATTATGAAACTAGAATTTCTATTCTTGAAAACAAATTGTTTAGAGATGGTGTAGAAATGCCAGAAGATATTATAGAATATATTGCTAAAAATATTAAATCTAATGTACGTGAGTTAGAAGGTGTTGTAATTTCTATGATTGCACAAGCTTCTTTTAACAGAAGAGAATATACGATAGAATTAGCAAAACAGATTGTAGATAAATTTGTAAAAAACACTAAGAAAGAAGTTTCTATAGATTTTATACAAAAAGAAGTATCAAAATATTTTGATATGGATGTTGCAACATTACAATCTAAAACAAGAAAACGTCATATTGTACAAGCACGTCAATTAGCTATGTTTTTTGCAAAACGATTAACTAAAACATCGTTGGCAAGTATTGGAAATCAGATTGGTCAGAGAGATCATGCAACCGTTTTACATGCTTGTAAAACAGTAGATAATTTAACTGAAACTGATAAGCAATTCAGAAAGTACGTAGAAGACTTAACCAAGAAGTTGACGTTCTAA